A part of Pelecanus crispus isolate bPelCri1 chromosome 22, bPelCri1.pri, whole genome shotgun sequence genomic DNA contains:
- the LOC142595613 gene encoding LOW QUALITY PROTEIN: feather beta keratin-like (The sequence of the model RefSeq protein was modified relative to this genomic sequence to represent the inferred CDS: deleted 1 base in 1 codon), with protein MCKGCLWAWGGLDQYKSPSSSSLLIRFSCLLLLGEQGELQPLVHLRPTAMSCYDLCRPCGPTPLANSCNEPCVRQCQDSRVVIQPSPVVVTLPGPILSSFPQNTAVGSTTSAAVGSILSAEGVPISSGGFNLSGIGGRYYGGRCLPC; from the exons ATGTGCAAAGGGTGCCTCTGGGCCTGGGGCGGTCTGGACCAGTATAAAAGCCCGTCCAGCAGCAGTCTT CTCATCCGCTTCTcttgccttctcctccttgGTGAACAAGGTGAGCTGCAACCACTT gtgcaccTCCGACCCACAGCCATGTCCTGCTACGATCTGTGCCGTCCCTGTGGCCCAACCCCActtgccaacagctgcaacgagccctgtgtcaggcagtgccaggactCCCGGGTGGTGATCCAGCCCTCtcccgtggtggtgaccctgcccggacccatcctcagctccttcccccagaacaccgCTGTGGGGTccaccacctctgctgctgttggcagcatcctgagtgctgagggagtgcccatctcctccGGGGGCTTTAACCTCTCTGGCATTGGTGGCCGCTACTACGGCGGAAGGTGCCTGCCCTGCTAA
- the LOC142595615 gene encoding LOW QUALITY PROTEIN: feather beta keratin-like (The sequence of the model RefSeq protein was modified relative to this genomic sequence to represent the inferred CDS: deleted 1 base in 1 codon): MCKGCLWAWGGLDQYKSPSSSSLLIRFSCLLLLGEQGELQPLVHLRPTAMSCYDLCRPCGPTPLANSCNEPCVRQCQDSRVVIQPSPVVVTLPGPILSSFPQNTAVGSTTSAAVGSILSAEGVPISSGGFNLSGIGGRYYGGRCLPC, encoded by the exons ATGTGCAAAGGGTGCCTCTGGGCCTGGGGCGGTCTGGACCAGTATAAAAGCCCGTCCAGCAGCAGTCTT CTCATCCGCTTCTcttgccttctcctccttgGTGAACAAGGTGAGCTGCAACCACTT gtgcaccTCCGACCCACAGCCATGTCCTGCTACGATCTGTGCCGTCCCTGTGGCCCAACCCCActtgccaacagctgcaacgagccctgtgtcaggcagtgccaggactCCCGGGTGGTGATCCAGCCCTCtcccgtggtggtgaccctgcccggacccatcctcagctccttcccccagaacaccgCTGTGGGGTCCACCACCTccgctgctgttggcagcatcctgagtgctgagggagtgcccatctcctccGGGGGCTTTAACCTCTCTGGCATTGGTGGCCGCTACTACGGCGGAAGGTGCCTGCCCTGCTAA